From the Methanobacterium sp. CWC-01 genome, the window CATCTGGCCATGCTGGCGGCAGGAATAGGAAAAGGTGACGAGGTAATAACCACTCCTTTCAGTTTCGCCGCCACAGGTAATTGTGCATTATACGTTGGGGCTTGTCCGGTTTTTGTAGACATAAACCCCCTAACTTACAATTTAGATCCTTCTAAAATAGAAGAAGCCATCACCGATGAAACCAGGGCTATCTTACCGGTACATCTCTATGGGCAGCCAGCTCAGATGGATAAGATAAACCGTGTAGCCGGGGATAATGATCTGATGGTGATTGAAGACGCGGCCCAGGCTCATGGGGCCCTTTATAATAATAAAAAGACAGGATCCCTGGGTGATATGGGGTGTTTCAGTTTTTACCCTACCAAAAACATGACCACCAGCGAAGGGGGGATCATAACCACGAATAATCAGGAAATAGCCGATAGTGCTAGGATATTAAGAGCTCACGGTGAGAAAGAACGTTACAGCCACGTGGTTCTAGGCTACAACTTTCGTATGACTGACATAGCGGCAGCCATTGGTTTGGTGCAACTGGAGAAGCTGGATGATTTCAATGAAAGGCGTTTAGAAAATGCTGAATATTTAACCGAACACATAAAGGAAATACCGGGTATAGAACATCCTCATGTCCTGGAGGGGGTAAGACACGTGTTCCACCAGTACACTATACGGGTGGGTGGAGGTAAAAGGGATGAATTCATGAATTTTCTGAGTGGAAACGGTATCGGAACTGGAATCCATTACCCAATACCCATATACCAACAGAAATTATATCAGGACTTGAATTTTGATGCTGATTGTCCGGAAGCCGAAAAAGCGGCTCATGAAGTCTTATCCATACCTGTACATCCCAATTTAAGCGTTGAGGATGTTGAGAAAATAGTCAGCGTACTATCGGAAGCGGGAGATAAGCTGTTTTAAAAATTACGCAAAATTAAGGAATGTATTTTAAAAAATGCATGGAGGAGCTCCTTTGGGGGGGGTGATTATTGGATAATCACGAATGGAATTCCTCCAGCATGATGCCTTTAAGTAATAGGCAATTATTACTCAATGTTAAATTTGTATAAATACTTTTCGATTGAGCAAGCATGGACCATGAATATTGCATGAACCTCTTGATCTAAACTTTTTTATATTTCAAAGGAAACTGGGTGACTTGGTAAATGAATACTAAAAAATGGTTATGATTGGACAATTTTAGAAATATTTGGTGGGATTTAAGACGATGTAATACTTAATACCTTATTGAGATTTTATATTTTCATCTAGGTAAGTACTAAATAAGGGTTAAAGGAGAAATCTTAGACGCTTTTTATGAATTTTTTTATCAGTATGAAATAATAACATATACTTTAACTTAGGCCGATGGAATTAATATCAATTAACTATCTTAAAGGTATCTTAAAGGCCTAAGAAATGATTATATCTAAAGTTTCTCTTTAACGGCCATAACCTTCTGGGATAGTCCTTTATCCGCATCCCGACGGTCGTCTATTTTTATGCTGGTAGCCACCCTAAGAACTCCCTTCAGAAAAACGGCTTCATGGGCCTTTTTAATAGCATCAAAGAGTTCATCGGGATCTTCGCTTTCCAGTTGAGTCCCCATTCCACTTAATTCATATGTTATACCAGTTTCTTCCAGTGCAGATACTGCCGCAGCAATATAACCACTCAGGCTGGTTTCAGAGGTTCCTATGGGGATTATGGTCAGTTCCGCGCATATCATAGTTTTATTTATGTTAACTAGCCCATATATCATTTATGAGATCCCTGGACCGGGAAGTCTTCAACCAGGACCTTTTTAATAGGATAGAAAAGGTGATAACAGATTATTCACTTATAGGTCCTGATGATAAGGTTGCTGTAGCCCTTTCCGGTGGAAAAGACAGCGTACTAACTTTATATGCCCTTCATGGTTTTAAAGAAAAATTTAACTTTGAACTGGTGGCCATAGCCATTGATGAGGGCATATCCGGTTACCGGGCTGACGGGCTGCATATAGCACGTTTGCATGCTAGTAAATTGGGAATAGAACTTTTAGAAAAGTCGCTAAAAGAAGAAATGGACATCACCCTGGATCAGGCAGCTAATTTTCATCATACCGCCTGCATTCCCTGTGGAGTTTTCCGGCGTTACCTGTTAAACCAGACTGCCAGTGATTTAGGGGCAGACAAGCTGGCCACGGGTCATAACCTGGATGATGAGGTTCAATCATTTTTAATGAGTTTTGCTCGTGCCGACACCCGACGTTTTGCTAAATTCGGACCAAAACTGGACCGTATCCATCCCCGGATGATACCCCGCATCAAACCTTTATGGGAGATTCATGAGAAACAGGTGGGCCTCTGGGCGGTATTAAATGACCTTGAGGTTCACATGGCGGAATGTCCCTATGCTTACACTTCATTTCGATCTCACTTGAAGAATTTTCTTAATCAGCTGGAAGAAAAACGTCCCGGAACCAAGATGAATCTATTAAAATCCTTCCAGAAATCTTTCCAATTTAAAAAATCTCGGCTGAAGGTGGCTGATCTTCACGAATGTCAACGTTGTGGTGAACCATCATCATCCTTGCTATGCAAAGCCTGCGAAATAAGAGAAGAAATAACGGGGGATTAAATAATGAGGGATCAATAATTGGAGGATGAAATGTGAAGTTAGGTGTATTTTCATGACCAACTCTGGAGTTATCCTAAGTTAAGGAGTTAAATTGATGGAAACTCATCTCTGAACTTTATCGGCGGTGGTGAAATATGCCCCTCCATGAATCTCTTCCTGTAACTGTTGCACGATTTCTGACGCTTCCTGATGATTCTGAGCTTTTTTGATGATCCGCATATCTCTAACTTTAAGATTCTTACCGCAAACACATTTTTTTGTTTTAAAACCAGTTTTAGAGTAATTCACACGTCCACAAGTGCATCGGAAGATAATGTACATGATATTGGCCTATAGCTATTTTTTACAAAGATCTTCAATCACTGGATCTCTTTTAATCAATGATGATTGATAGGATTATCACCTTAAAATAGATTGAGCAACACAACTGTGAAGGATATTATAGGTCTAAAAGCCAATCAACTGATTAAACAGAGGTAATATAACGTTAGAGATGGATAGTAGGGTCCCGATTGTGCAGCCAATATTGGCACCCACTACTACCAGGAGCACCCGGAATAAACGGTTTCCCAATAGTTCTTTGAAGCTCTCACATTTACCCAACCCCCCGAGATCATCCATTGAGGCTCCCCTTAACTTGGCCTCAGCTATTCCGGCGAACCATCCCGCGGATAGAAGGGGGTGGATGGAGGTGATGGGGGCCACCAAAAAGGCAACCACTGCGGATAGGAGTCTGGATCCGGCCAGGAGGGAACCTGCAAATGAAAGTCCTCCTGTCAAGAGTACAAAGTGTAAAAGGTTCATCTGGATGTTGATCCCCTTTAGAAATGCCAGTAAGAAGATTATGATGATAATTACGGGTATTAGAAATAATATTAACTTGCCCACCGGAAATCCGGTTTTTTTAATCTGGTTTAGCTGGTATAGGGGAGGTATTTCCTGGGGATGTTCCAAGTAGTGCTGGATTCCTTCCTGGTGGCCAGCTCCCACCACTGCTACCACATCACCTTCCTGATTGAGTAGCATCTGCGCCATGTAAGCATCTCTTTCCTTCACCAAAACTTGATACGCCTTAGGGGACATTTTCTGGAAATATTCCATGACCTCCGCCAGAGCATCTCCCTCTTTAATACTTTCCAAGTCCTCCAGTTCATCATCCTTGCTGAAAAATGATCCCAGAATCCCGTAGAAAAATTTCAATTTCTCCCACAGGCTCATTTGATTCAAAGCCCTTTGCAGGGTTATTTGAATATCGCGGTCTATTAGGGCTATTTTGGCACCTACCTGTTCTGCAGATTCAATGGCCACTATCATTTCTGCACCCGGCTTCACACCAAGGTCGTCCCCGATCTTTTTCTGGAAATAGGATAAAAAGGCACTCACCAAAAAGAGGGTTAAATTATTCCCTTTGATAATTTCACTAATTTTGGGCTTCTTATTCTCTTCATTAACCCCATTTTTTTCGTTCATCAGATTATGATAACGGTTGGGGTCCAGTTCCACAGCCACTACGTCTGGTTCACCCTCCAGTATGGCTGTTCTAACCTCTTCCACGCTGGGTTGGGACACGTGGGCAGTTCCTATAATCTTAAGCTTTTCTGGTGGCATTTTTTCACTTCTGGGCTTCAATGACCCCATTCTGGTAAACTGGAACTAAGTCAGAGGCATCTCGTTTCAGGCAGAACTTGATGTCCTTCTCAAAGCCCAGTTGGCGGAGATTGGCCGCGGATAAAGATTCATGAACCGTTTTTTCTATTTTTTCAATGTCAGCACTGGCTAAGACAGAAGCCAACGCCATTTCATCTAGGGTGCAACTGCTTTGCAGGTGCGAAATTATTGCTCCTGCACCTAAAAAGTCTTCAATTGCAAATCTGCCGTTTACACCAGCCATAACCACTTCAATATGGTTATTAGCTTGTTCTAGGGCCTTCCTGGCTACAGACTTAGCGTTAATAAATGATCCTATCATGGGGATGCCCTTCATACTTCCCAGTATGCGGGTGCCATTGCTGGTAGTCAGGATCAGGGTTTTTCCCTGGAACTTCTTGATTTCAACGGGGGAATTTCCAGTGTCGAATCCTTTCACAGTTGCCCCTTCCCTTTCTCCAGCCAGGATGGCCTCTTGATGGGAAGCTAGACTTAAAGCCTCATCTATTTCTAGGACCGGGATGATTTCTTCAAAGCTTTCCAGAGCCACTGTGATGGTGGTACTGGCACGAAGTACATCCACCATTATAGAAACATCTTCAGAATACGAATTCTCTAAAGTTAGGGAAACATACATGGGTACACCAAAAATAGAAAGTTTAGGAAAAAAAAGTTTTTTGTTATATTTTCTCAGCAAAAGCAAATCGTCTTCTAACTGAAGTAATTCTGATTTTGACTTCCTCACCAACTTTAGTGTCCGGTACGAAGACTACGAAACCCTGGACACGGGTTATCCCGTCGCCTTCCTTACCTACATCTTCAATTTTAACTTCATACTCTTCGCCCTCTGCAATGGGGGCGGTCTGTTGAGTTTCATCTTCACCGTACAATTCAAATCACACCCTGAAGACCAAGATAATTTGATCTTGATAAGGACTGATCTTTCTATTATTGTATATAAATATTGTTGTAAGGTGTCTAAATGCTATTATTTCCTATTTTTAGGCTACATAAGGCTTGTTTTGCCAGGATCCAAGGAAGTTATATTATGACATTATGATATTCCCAGATAACTCCCTGAATAAAATTATGATATTTCCAATTAAACTCCCTGAATAATATATATAGTGTGCCATCTGTTGATCTATCATGAAAGTTGTCACCACACCCATGTGCAGGGGGGTTGTAGTACTGGCCGGAGTACCTGATTTCATAGTTTCCAGTGATCCCGATTCCACTGATGCCGATTTGGCGGTGGTATTATGGGAGACAAAAACCACTAAACCTTCATTGAAGGTCAAATTAAACACTTTCACCCAGATAAAGGATAGTATTCAGCATCTGGCTGATAAAATGGGAACATCTCCTCTTAAATTTAACCTGGACCATTATATCCCAATAAAAGGGGAGGAAAGGAAAAAAATAAAAGTTAAGGTTTACTCTATTTTTCTTAAAGAGATAGTTGCTGACATGGGTTTCACCCTGGTGGAAGATCAGGCCGATTTCATGGTATATCCTGATTATCTTCGTAAAAAAATATCTACTGAAATCAAAGCTGCAGGGGATAGGGCGATTGAGATTCCCTCCCATAAGAACGCGCCCATTGACCCTCTGGAAAGAGCTCACATGAGGTACAGTATCCTGGAGAAAAGATTATGTACGAGACTTTAACTTATACTGGCGGAGTACACAAGCATGAGGAGATGAATGAGCTTATTGAGGATCTTGGTGGGTTTGTACTTCAGGAAACCGTCAGTCAAATGGACCTGGTATTAACCCTGGCTGTTCCTTTGGAAGATGTGGAAAAAGTTCAAGAAAAGGCTAAAGAACTATTGGGAAAGGTACGGCTGGCCCCCATGGCTGGCACTGAACTGGCCATAGTCTCACCCACCCTGGCCCGGCAGCACCTCCCTCATTCAGCCTGTGACATCTCCGAATATTTACGGCGATTTGGAGCCAAGGATAATATGATCGGTCTGAAGAGAGGGGCTGGTAAGGGTATATCAAATATATCGGAAGAGGAAAAAAGGCTCATAGAGGAACATGACCTGGCGGTATTTGCCCTGGGAAGTTTCCGGGAGTGCATACTCAAAAAAACACATTTATTTGAGGATCTGGAAATACCGGTAGTGGTGACCGGGGCTCCAGAAATTGATGTCGATGATATTCCCGGTGCAGATGCCTACGTGAGTGGCTTGGGAAGAATACCCCGACGTTTAAAAAGAGGAGAAAATATCCGTGCCCTTAAGAAACTGGCGGAAGTGGTGGAGGAAATAATCAATAACCGGAGAATGGATATGGGCGATGATCCTCCTATTGTTCCCTCTATACTGGTTAAAACTGAGATAGAAAACCAAGTTTCGGCCATTAAGAAGGTTTATTCTCCGGCGCCAGTGGTAAGTCAGTTGGACGGAGTCCGGGTCAAACTGGATTATGACCAGTATCACGAAGAAATTGAAAATCTAATGGTTCAAGATTATCGCTTAGGTGATATAGCAGATATAAAGCGTTCTTTCATGTACAACTACATACTGGTCAAGCTTTTATCTGAAACCTCCTTGGTGGAACCTTTGGAACAGGAATCATCCCAAAAAGTCACGGCTAAATGATAACGTTCCTTAAGATCGGGAGCGATCTAAGATTGGTACTAACAATCTAAAACCATTGAGGACACCATGAAAAGGATTTTACAGGTCGCTGGGTTTGTGTCCGTTTTTTTCCTGGGACTTCTGATCCTGAATTACTACATTCTTCATACTCTGAGTAATCTGTTTGTTTTACCCGTAAACGGGTATTTTTACCTTCTGGTAGTTTTATCAGCGCTATTTTACCCTGTTGCTGCAGTTTTGGAACGTATCCTGTCGGACCGGCTCAGCGGCATATTCTATACCCTGGCTGCCTCCTGGGTAGGGGTTTCATTCTTTTTACTGTGGGGTATTGTAATATATCAGATACTTGGCCTATTTTATGAGTTACCCACCATGCTGGCCGGAGCAGTAATTGTCTCTTCAACGGCCTTAGTCAGTGGGTTTTCAATCTATAATGCATTTTGGTTAAAAATTAAAGAATTTAGCCTTCCTTTACCGGGTTTAAGCCGGGAAATGCGGGTAGTTCAGTTGAGTGATGTTCACCTGGGCCCTATTAGGAACCATTCTTTCCTGGGGGATGTAGTTGCAAAGTGCAACCGACTAAATCCGGACGTAGTATTCATAACCGGGGACCTGTTCGATGGCAGTTCCCAGATAGATGAGAGGATCATAAAAGCACTTAACCAGTTTAAATCCCCGGTTTTCTTTACTCCAGGAAATCATGACTACTTTCAGGGCTTAAGTGAGGTTTGCAACGCCATATCCCTCACTCCAATTCAATTGTTGCGCAACAAAGTGGTGCAATTTGGTGAACTGCAGGTGGTGGGTGTAGATTACTCCTACCACAGTGGATATCTTAAAAATACACTAGATGAATTGGAGATTGACAAAAATAAACCCACAATACTTCTCTATCACTTGCCTGATGATTTTGATGTGGCCAGAGCGGCCGGTGTGGATCTGCAACTTTCCGGCCACACTCATCAAGGCCAGTTTTTTCCCTTCAATTTCCTGGTAAAATTAAGATTCCCCTATTTAGGTGGATTTTATAATAATGGCAGTTCTTTTTTACATGTTTCACCAGGAACTGGGACCTGGGGCCCACCTATGCGGTGGGGGTCTCGTTGTGAGGTGACTTTGCTGCTTCTGAAGCCAATTTGATGGATATGAATTTTCTGAATACTCTCGGGATTCTTAATATAATCTCTGTATTCTAATTATTCTTCGCTGGATTTAGAATAGTCACTACTATTATTACACACAACGTTAGCACGGTTAACATTATTTTATACATTTATATCACTTTTTATACCTATTTAAGGTTATTTAAGGTTTAAAACGTCTTATTTACAAAAAGCCACTAAAGTATTGAATTTAATTCGAAGAGTTGAAAAGAAAGGATTAAACCTAATTCACTCCACACAGGGGAGTTTCACATTGGGGGCATGTGGTATTTTTACAGGGGACTCCCCGTTTTTTGCGAGATTCATATCCACAGTTCGGGCATTTACAAACTAGGGGTGGGCCGGCTCCCATTCCTTGGCCACCATAGGATTTTCTTAGAATCAATGTTGGGTCGGTTCTTTCGGGGTGAAGATCATCATTAATAAGTTTTATATCTTCAGACTGACAGTCAGGACAATTATGATATTCTTTTCCAGAATTCAACCATTTAAATCCACATATGGCGCATATGTACCGTTCTTTGTCTGTTATAAAATCATCTCCGATGATGGTAATGGGGGTTCCCTCTATTAAAGCTTTAGATATCTTCTTACGGGCAGAACTCAATATCCGGTGAAAGGTGGGTTGCGAAATTCCCATTACCTCTGCAGATCTTTTCTGCTGGATATTATGATAGTCTCGGAGCCTTATTGCTTCGAATTCGTCTATTGTTATTTTTACAGACTCTAAAGAATCCATATTGGTACCTTCAGGTTTGAAACAGCGAATTTGAGGTTCTTCCAATATCCTCCTTAACCTTCTGGGTCTTGACATAAGCGAATATATATTCAAAAATGTTTATAAACATTCGGCCATTTGGAAAAATTCAAACTTTATATAGTAGTTATGAATATATATTCATAATAGTTATGTACGTTAGAACTGAATTTGGAGTGGATCATATGGCTGATAAAAAGAGCTACAAATGCAATAAATGCGGATTTGAATGGCACAGTCCTCAAAAAACCTATACAAAGTGTCCTGACTGTGGATCTGAAGATATTAACACTATAAGTGCTGGGGATAACCCACAAAGACCAGTAGGACAGCCAGGGCAAGGAAGAAGAAGGGGATATGGTGGATCGGGCATTGGTGCCGGACCTCCCAGTAAATGTAAGTGTACTCAGTGTGGATACGAAACGGTAAAAACTCCCGGAGTCCCCTGTAGGACATCAAACTGCCCAGAGTGTGGCGCACCATTGTGTGGTGCCAATTAAGGAGAGATGACTATGACTGTTATATGTGTCCCCATAATGGATAATCAAGGTATTTCATCTCCTATTTCCCAACACTTTGGAAAAACACCTTACTTTGCATTAATTACTTTTGAAAATGATGAAATTAAAGATATAGAGATAGTGGAAAGCTTAGGAAGGCATGCGGGAGGTACCATGACTCCTGCCGAGGCGGTGGCCAACACCAAAGCCAACATATTATTATGTGGAAATCTTGGTTCCAAAGCCATCCGGATGCTGGGAGAAAAAGGAATTGTTGTTTATGTTGGGGCATCAGGCACGGTTGAAAACGCATTTGAACAATTACAAAGTGGAATGTTGAATTTAGCCGATGATAGTGCTGGCTGTAGTGGTGGTCATTGATACCAATACTGAAAGATGCCAATCCTGAAATAGAATTTACTGAGAAAGGATGAATTTTCAGCAGAATATCGGAATAATTCATATTATGAGCCTATCTGATAATTGGAAAGCTTTTCATTTAATAAGTAGGTTGAAGTGGAAAAATGGAGTCTGATGAAAATAAAGAAAATGAACGTAAAATAGCAATTATGGAAGAAGATATTGCTATCACGAAAAATATGGCCCAAATAAAGCATAAAATTGCTGTTATGAGTGGGAAAGGTGGGGTTGGTAAATCCACCGTTTCTGTAAATCTGGCCGTAGCATTCAATCAGAAGGGTTATCATACTGGTATTTTAGATGCTGATTTCCACGGCCCCAATGTCCCCCTGATGTTGGGAGTGGAGGGAAAACATCTTGATGCTGATGAAAGAGGAATTTTACCAGTATTAACCAAAGAGAACATCAAGGTCATGTCGGTAGCATTTTTACTACCCTCAAAAGATTCTCCCGTAATATGGAGGGGTCCCAAGAAGACCGGCGCCTTAAGGCAATTCCTGGGGCATGTAGCCTGGGATGAACTGGATCTGTTGATTGTGGACAACCCTCCTGGCACGGGAGATGAGCCCCTGACGGTTTTACAGTCCATACCATTCTTGGACGGGATTGTGATTGTCACCACACCCTCCCCGGTGGCTCTGGAAGATGTTGAGAAGTGTGTGTCCATGGCCAAATCATTAAACATCCCGGTGATTGGGATTATAGAAAATATGGCTGGATTTGTATGCCCTAAATGTGGTGAAGAGAGTTTTATTTTTGGCAGTGGCGGTGGAGAGAGGATTGCCACTAAGATGGAGATTCCTTTCCTGGGAAAATTGCCCATAGACCTCGGAAATGTCTCTGATTCAGATGAAGACATGCACATCATTACCCAAAATAATAATTCTTTATTCTCGCAGAGAATAATGGAAATTGTGGACAAAATCGAAGAACATATAAAAAAGAGGAGTGATT encodes:
- a CDS encoding DegT/DnrJ/EryC1/StrS family aminotransferase yields the protein MIPIAKPLIGEKEIEEVVKVLKSGMIAQGPRVAEFEEKFAEYVGVDHAVATSSGTTALHLAMLAAGIGKGDEVITTPFSFAATGNCALYVGACPVFVDINPLTYNLDPSKIEEAITDETRAILPVHLYGQPAQMDKINRVAGDNDLMVIEDAAQAHGALYNNKKTGSLGDMGCFSFYPTKNMTTSEGGIITTNNQEIADSARILRAHGEKERYSHVVLGYNFRMTDIAAAIGLVQLEKLDDFNERRLENAEYLTEHIKEIPGIEHPHVLEGVRHVFHQYTIRVGGGKRDEFMNFLSGNGIGTGIHYPIPIYQQKLYQDLNFDADCPEAEKAAHEVLSIPVHPNLSVEDVEKIVSVLSEAGDKLF
- a CDS encoding MTH1187 family thiamine-binding protein, which codes for MICAELTIIPIGTSETSLSGYIAAAVSALEETGITYELSGMGTQLESEDPDELFDAIKKAHEAVFLKGVLRVATSIKIDDRRDADKGLSQKVMAVKEKL
- a CDS encoding TIGR00269 family protein, which encodes MRSLDREVFNQDLFNRIEKVITDYSLIGPDDKVAVALSGGKDSVLTLYALHGFKEKFNFELVAIAIDEGISGYRADGLHIARLHASKLGIELLEKSLKEEMDITLDQAANFHHTACIPCGVFRRYLLNQTASDLGADKLATGHNLDDEVQSFLMSFARADTRRFAKFGPKLDRIHPRMIPRIKPLWEIHEKQVGLWAVLNDLEVHMAECPYAYTSFRSHLKNFLNQLEEKRPGTKMNLLKSFQKSFQFKKSRLKVADLHECQRCGEPSSSLLCKACEIREEITGD
- a CDS encoding DUF1922 domain-containing protein, which gives rise to MYIIFRCTCGRVNYSKTGFKTKKCVCGKNLKVRDMRIIKKAQNHQEASEIVQQLQEEIHGGAYFTTADKVQR
- a CDS encoding TraB/GumN family protein: MPPEKLKIIGTAHVSQPSVEEVRTAILEGEPDVVAVELDPNRYHNLMNEKNGVNEENKKPKISEIIKGNNLTLFLVSAFLSYFQKKIGDDLGVKPGAEMIVAIESAEQVGAKIALIDRDIQITLQRALNQMSLWEKLKFFYGILGSFFSKDDELEDLESIKEGDALAEVMEYFQKMSPKAYQVLVKERDAYMAQMLLNQEGDVVAVVGAGHQEGIQHYLEHPQEIPPLYQLNQIKKTGFPVGKLILFLIPVIIIIIFLLAFLKGINIQMNLLHFVLLTGGLSFAGSLLAGSRLLSAVVAFLVAPITSIHPLLSAGWFAGIAEAKLRGASMDDLGGLGKCESFKELLGNRLFRVLLVVVGANIGCTIGTLLSISNVILPLFNQLIGF
- the comB gene encoding 2-phosphosulfolactate phosphatase: MYVSLTLENSYSEDVSIMVDVLRASTTITVALESFEEIIPVLEIDEALSLASHQEAILAGEREGATVKGFDTGNSPVEIKKFQGKTLILTTSNGTRILGSMKGIPMIGSFINAKSVARKALEQANNHIEVVMAGVNGRFAIEDFLGAGAIISHLQSSCTLDEMALASVLASADIEKIEKTVHESLSAANLRQLGFEKDIKFCLKRDASDLVPVYQNGVIEAQK
- a CDS encoding TRAM domain-containing protein — translated: MYGEDETQQTAPIAEGEEYEVKIEDVGKEGDGITRVQGFVVFVPDTKVGEEVKIRITSVRRRFAFAEKI
- a CDS encoding methanogenesis marker 7 protein, encoding MYETLTYTGGVHKHEEMNELIEDLGGFVLQETVSQMDLVLTLAVPLEDVEKVQEKAKELLGKVRLAPMAGTELAIVSPTLARQHLPHSACDISEYLRRFGAKDNMIGLKRGAGKGISNISEEEKRLIEEHDLAVFALGSFRECILKKTHLFEDLEIPVVVTGAPEIDVDDIPGADAYVSGLGRIPRRLKRGENIRALKKLAEVVEEIINNRRMDMGDDPPIVPSILVKTEIENQVSAIKKVYSPAPVVSQLDGVRVKLDYDQYHEEIENLMVQDYRLGDIADIKRSFMYNYILVKLLSETSLVEPLEQESSQKVTAK
- a CDS encoding metallophosphoesterase, whose translation is MKRILQVAGFVSVFFLGLLILNYYILHTLSNLFVLPVNGYFYLLVVLSALFYPVAAVLERILSDRLSGIFYTLAASWVGVSFFLLWGIVIYQILGLFYELPTMLAGAVIVSSTALVSGFSIYNAFWLKIKEFSLPLPGLSREMRVVQLSDVHLGPIRNHSFLGDVVAKCNRLNPDVVFITGDLFDGSSQIDERIIKALNQFKSPVFFTPGNHDYFQGLSEVCNAISLTPIQLLRNKVVQFGELQVVGVDYSYHSGYLKNTLDELEIDKNKPTILLYHLPDDFDVARAAGVDLQLSGHTHQGQFFPFNFLVKLRFPYLGGFYNNGSSFLHVSPGTGTWGPPMRWGSRCEVTLLLLKPI
- a CDS encoding DUF134 domain-containing protein, whose product is MSRPRRLRRILEEPQIRCFKPEGTNMDSLESVKITIDEFEAIRLRDYHNIQQKRSAEVMGISQPTFHRILSSARKKISKALIEGTPITIIGDDFITDKERYICAICGFKWLNSGKEYHNCPDCQSEDIKLINDDLHPERTDPTLILRKSYGGQGMGAGPPLVCKCPNCGYESRKKRGVPCKNTTCPQCETPLCGVN
- a CDS encoding NifB/NifX family molybdenum-iron cluster-binding protein, producing MTVICVPIMDNQGISSPISQHFGKTPYFALITFENDEIKDIEIVESLGRHAGGTMTPAEAVANTKANILLCGNLGSKAIRMLGEKGIVVYVGASGTVENAFEQLQSGMLNLADDSAGCSGGH
- a CDS encoding Mrp/NBP35 family ATP-binding protein → MESDENKENERKIAIMEEDIAITKNMAQIKHKIAVMSGKGGVGKSTVSVNLAVAFNQKGYHTGILDADFHGPNVPLMLGVEGKHLDADERGILPVLTKENIKVMSVAFLLPSKDSPVIWRGPKKTGALRQFLGHVAWDELDLLIVDNPPGTGDEPLTVLQSIPFLDGIVIVTTPSPVALEDVEKCVSMAKSLNIPVIGIIENMAGFVCPKCGEESFIFGSGGGERIATKMEIPFLGKLPIDLGNVSDSDEDMHIITQNNNSLFSQRIMEIVDKIEEHIKKRSD